In Paenibacillus phoenicis, one genomic interval encodes:
- a CDS encoding cation diffusion facilitator family transporter, with translation MDIYDDIRKGERGAWVSIAAYLLLSAFKLISGFVFDSSALLADGFNNLTDIVASVAVLIGLKISQKPPDSDHAYGHFRAETIAALVASFIMAMVGIQVIFGAVWSLIEGVHNEPDILSAAVAIVCALAMGGVYVYNRRLAKQINNQALMAAAKDNLSDALVSAGAAVGIIGAQFGLPWLDVVAAIAVGLLICKTAWDIFRQSTHNLTDGFDERELGDLRSTIARTQGVEGIKDLKARVHGNHVLVDVVIEVDPQLTVIESHEISDRVEERMRRKQNVMHVHVHVEPKER, from the coding sequence TTGGATATTTACGACGATATACGCAAAGGGGAACGCGGGGCTTGGGTAAGCATTGCCGCTTATTTACTGCTGTCCGCTTTTAAATTGATCAGCGGGTTTGTGTTTGATTCAAGCGCGCTGCTTGCCGACGGGTTTAACAACCTTACGGATATCGTGGCCTCGGTGGCGGTGCTGATTGGACTTAAAATCTCACAGAAGCCGCCGGACTCCGACCATGCTTACGGCCATTTCCGTGCGGAAACGATTGCTGCATTAGTAGCTTCATTTATTATGGCGATGGTCGGTATTCAAGTCATCTTTGGCGCGGTTTGGTCGTTGATTGAAGGTGTGCATAACGAGCCTGACATCCTGTCGGCTGCGGTTGCTATCGTTTGTGCTCTGGCGATGGGCGGGGTTTATGTCTATAATCGGAGACTGGCCAAACAAATTAACAATCAGGCGCTTATGGCGGCGGCCAAGGATAATTTGTCGGATGCGCTGGTGAGTGCAGGCGCAGCGGTTGGGATTATCGGGGCTCAATTCGGGCTGCCGTGGCTGGACGTGGTTGCCGCGATTGCGGTAGGCTTGCTTATTTGCAAAACCGCCTGGGATATTTTCCGCCAGTCGACGCATAATCTGACCGATGGATTTGATGAAAGGGAGCTGGGCGACCTGCGCAGCACCATTGCCCGGACCCAAGGCGTGGAAGGGATCAAGGACTTAAAGGCCCGGGTTCACGGCAACCATGTGCTGGTCGATGTCGTGATTGAAGTGGATCCGCAGTTGACGGTTATCGAAAGCCATGAGATCAGCGACCGGGTTGAGGAACGGATGAGAAGGAAGCAAAACGTCATGCATGTTCACGTCCATGTTGAGCCGAAAGAAAGATAG
- a CDS encoding carbohydrate ABC transporter permease: MNLATKRFSPAQILSLLILIAGAAVVLVPLLWTFFTSLKTPAEVFKDNFFPEKWLWSNYSDAVQAIPFFTFLRNTLTILVPVLIGTVFSSALCAYGFARFRFKGKKTLFLVLLATMMLPSQVTMIPMFIMFKEAGWVDTFLPLIVPAFFGGGAFNIFLIRQFIRGIPRDLDESAFVDGANRLQIFVRIILPLSMPPLIAVSIFTFMGVWNDFQGPLIYLNSNEKYTLALGLSMFKGLYNVEWNMLMAATILVMLPALVVFFAVQKYFIEGISISSAVKG, translated from the coding sequence ATGAACCTTGCGACCAAGAGATTCAGCCCGGCCCAGATCCTGAGCCTGCTGATCCTTATAGCCGGAGCTGCGGTCGTACTCGTGCCGCTGTTGTGGACTTTTTTTACATCCCTAAAGACGCCGGCGGAAGTGTTTAAAGATAACTTCTTCCCGGAGAAGTGGCTGTGGAGCAACTACTCCGATGCCGTTCAGGCGATCCCGTTCTTCACTTTTTTGCGAAATACGCTGACGATTCTGGTGCCGGTTCTGATCGGAACTGTTTTTTCCTCCGCGCTGTGCGCCTATGGCTTTGCCAGATTCCGCTTTAAGGGAAAAAAGACGCTGTTCCTGGTGCTGCTCGCGACGATGATGCTGCCTTCCCAGGTCACGATGATTCCGATGTTCATCATGTTTAAGGAAGCGGGCTGGGTGGATACGTTTCTGCCCTTGATTGTGCCAGCCTTTTTCGGCGGGGGCGCATTTAACATCTTCCTGATTCGTCAGTTTATTCGGGGCATCCCGCGCGATCTGGACGAGTCGGCGTTTGTGGACGGAGCGAACCGGCTGCAGATCTTTGTTCGAATCATTCTTCCGTTATCGATGCCTCCGTTGATTGCGGTGTCCATTTTTACCTTTATGGGGGTTTGGAACGATTTCCAAGGTCCGCTGATTTATTTGAATTCCAATGAGAAGTACACCCTGGCGCTGGGGCTTTCCATGTTCAAAGGCTTGTACAACGTGGAATGGAATATGCTGATGGCGGCCACGATTCTTGTGATGCTGCCGGCTCTGGTCGTGTTCTTTGCCGTCCAGAAGTATTTCATCGAGGGGATATCCATCTCTTCGGCTGTTAAGGGCTAA
- a CDS encoding glycoside hydrolase family 65 protein, whose translation MLSYNPKTTEELENWVFSEVRFDPLALGKCEAIMSLGNGYMGLRSATEEPYIGEKRNLFVNGTFNKFDEFEVSELPNAADLTKLDIRIDGRRLSLEVGTVTVYERRLNLRDAELVRCFVWEHSGKKIGFVFRRFVSLDHLHQIGFRVEIRLLAGGANLSISSGIDGQVTNSGSQHFHEGEKRIYDKTYLELIQTTTESKIDFVLGAVHELKVNGHKAEIAPKMDIDRRRVGVTYTLDLAEGDTLVFEKLATVYTSRDKEFPEGTTLETIRQTALKTLKEMRLAGYDELFRRHRAAWSAVWERYNFSIKSASSFDLLALRFAIYHLVAMTPAHDHRMGIGAKGLSGEGYKGHSFWDTEIFILPFYIYSNPAIARSLLEYRYLGLEGARAKARDNGYAGAMYPWEAAWPSDGEVTPVWGAVDVVTGEQTKIWSGFIEQHITSDIAYAVWHYYQATGDRDFMNRCGFEMIFDTATFWASRLEWDEAEQRYEINDVVGPDEYKEHIDNNAFTNYMAHFNIELAKQYYYALQEEDMELFQRLNAKLNLEQAISEWETKGGLIYLPQPNREGIIPQDDTYLLKKQIDLTPYKRQARVGSIFDDYNLDQVGEMQISKQADVLMLFFLLEDRFRPDVKKANYDYYEEKTLHDSSLSMSTHCILANDLGDRTLAYELFRRAAEIDLGPYMHSSDAGIHSASLGGVWECVVMGFAGVRMLGGELHLNPRLPQQWEELSFPLYWQGRRLEIVLDHSNLHIRTEEPGEMELLVHGQRIRFNQELQYRYQTY comes from the coding sequence ATGTTAAGCTACAATCCCAAAACGACGGAGGAGCTGGAAAATTGGGTGTTCTCCGAGGTTCGCTTTGATCCGTTGGCCCTTGGAAAATGCGAAGCCATCATGTCGCTTGGCAACGGTTATATGGGGCTTCGCTCGGCGACGGAAGAGCCTTATATCGGAGAGAAAAGAAATTTGTTTGTGAACGGTACGTTTAATAAATTCGACGAGTTCGAGGTCAGCGAATTGCCCAATGCAGCCGATCTGACCAAGCTGGACATCCGGATTGATGGCAGGCGGTTGTCCCTTGAGGTTGGCACCGTGACCGTATACGAGCGGAGACTTAATCTTCGCGATGCCGAGCTGGTTCGCTGTTTTGTGTGGGAACACTCCGGCAAGAAAATCGGCTTTGTGTTCCGGCGATTCGTCTCGCTCGATCATCTGCATCAAATCGGATTCCGAGTTGAGATCCGCTTGCTGGCGGGAGGCGCGAATCTTTCCATCAGCTCGGGAATTGACGGGCAGGTGACAAACAGCGGCAGCCAACATTTCCATGAAGGCGAGAAGCGTATTTATGACAAAACGTATCTTGAACTGATTCAGACGACGACAGAGTCGAAGATTGATTTTGTGCTCGGGGCAGTTCATGAGTTAAAGGTGAACGGTCACAAAGCCGAAATCGCGCCGAAAATGGACATTGACCGCCGCCGGGTGGGCGTCACTTATACGCTCGACCTCGCGGAGGGGGATACGCTTGTTTTTGAGAAGCTGGCCACTGTATATACGAGCCGTGACAAGGAGTTTCCAGAAGGAACCACGCTGGAAACGATCCGGCAGACGGCCCTGAAGACGTTGAAGGAGATGCGCCTTGCCGGTTACGACGAGCTGTTCCGCCGGCATCGGGCTGCTTGGAGCGCGGTATGGGAACGCTACAATTTTTCGATTAAATCGGCGAGCAGCTTCGATCTGCTGGCTCTGCGCTTTGCCATCTATCATCTGGTCGCCATGACACCGGCGCATGATCATCGGATGGGCATCGGAGCCAAAGGCTTAAGCGGAGAAGGATATAAAGGCCATTCCTTCTGGGATACCGAGATTTTTATCCTGCCGTTCTATATTTATTCCAACCCGGCGATCGCCCGCTCCCTGCTGGAGTACCGCTATTTGGGGCTTGAAGGGGCAAGAGCAAAAGCGCGTGACAACGGATACGCCGGAGCGATGTACCCGTGGGAGGCGGCCTGGCCAAGCGACGGCGAAGTGACCCCCGTATGGGGTGCAGTAGATGTTGTTACCGGCGAGCAGACGAAGATCTGGTCCGGTTTTATCGAACAGCATATTACTTCCGACATCGCTTACGCGGTATGGCATTATTACCAGGCTACCGGTGACCGTGATTTTATGAACCGGTGCGGGTTTGAGATGATTTTTGATACCGCAACGTTCTGGGCGAGCCGATTGGAGTGGGATGAGGCTGAACAACGCTATGAGATCAACGATGTTGTTGGCCCGGATGAATACAAGGAGCATATCGACAACAACGCATTTACCAATTATATGGCTCATTTCAACATCGAATTGGCGAAGCAGTATTATTACGCGTTGCAGGAAGAGGACATGGAACTCTTCCAGCGCTTGAACGCGAAGCTGAACCTAGAGCAGGCCATTTCCGAGTGGGAGACCAAAGGCGGACTTATTTACTTGCCTCAGCCGAACCGCGAAGGGATCATCCCGCAGGACGACACCTATTTGCTCAAGAAGCAGATAGATCTTACCCCGTATAAACGTCAGGCCCGAGTGGGCAGTATTTTCGACGATTACAATCTCGATCAAGTAGGGGAAATGCAGATATCGAAGCAGGCGGATGTTTTGATGTTGTTTTTCCTGCTCGAAGACCGTTTTCGGCCGGATGTGAAAAAAGCCAATTACGACTATTACGAAGAAAAAACGCTGCATGATTCCTCGTTGTCGATGTCAACGCACTGCATTCTGGCCAACGATCTCGGCGACCGCACGCTGGCGTATGAGCTGTTCCGACGCGCCGCCGAAATTGATCTCGGCCCTTATATGCATTCCTCCGATGCCGGCATTCATTCCGCTTCGCTTGGGGGCGTTTGGGAATGCGTGGTGATGGGATTCGCCGGCGTACGCATGCTGGGCGGTGAGCTTCATTTGAATCCCCGCCTGCCGCAGCAATGGGAGGAGTTGTCCTTCCCGCTCTATTGGCAGGGGCGGCGCCTCGAAATTGTCCTTGACCACAGCAATTTGCATATCCGGACAGAGGAGCCGGGTGAGATGGAGTTGCTCGTGCATGGACAACGGATTCGCTTCAACCAAGAATTACAATATAGATATCAAACCTATTAA
- a CDS encoding IS110 family RNA-guided transposase yields the protein MKLFVGIDVSSQELEACFMNADGDKLETLTVKNNLNGASHLRDQIVAAADKLAVTEIHIGLEATSVYSWHPAMYLHQDPALRERKAKVFTLNPKLISKFREAYADMDKTDRLDAWVIADRLRFGRLTTTIVMQEQYVALQRLTRMRFHLVHNLAREKQYFLQNLFYKCNAFTTEVDSSVFGHALMEMLSEKFSLDDIAEMDVADLADYLRDKGRNRFPDPERVARCIQQAARASYRLSKVVEDSIDLVLGTSIESIRSIQKQLKDLDKAIERVLDGIQGAQCLLSVPGIGKVYAAGLLGELGDIERFKDQAAVAKYAGLTWRRHQSGVFEAEDTARIKSGNRFLRYYLVEAANSVRMRDEEFGEYYRKKYHEVPKNQHKRALVLTARKLVRLVDVLLRSGQLYTPRRKVNSAKD from the coding sequence TTGAAGCTTTTTGTCGGTATTGACGTGAGCTCGCAAGAGCTCGAAGCGTGTTTCATGAACGCTGACGGTGACAAGCTTGAGACACTCACCGTCAAAAACAATTTGAATGGCGCCTCGCACTTGCGTGACCAAATCGTCGCTGCAGCGGACAAGTTGGCCGTCACCGAGATTCACATCGGCTTGGAAGCCACTTCCGTCTACAGCTGGCACCCTGCCATGTACCTGCATCAGGATCCAGCGCTTCGAGAGCGCAAGGCCAAGGTGTTCACCTTGAACCCCAAGCTCATCAGCAAGTTCAGAGAAGCCTATGCGGATATGGACAAGACCGACCGGCTCGACGCCTGGGTCATTGCGGATCGCCTGCGCTTCGGCCGCCTGACGACCACCATCGTCATGCAGGAGCAGTATGTCGCCCTTCAACGCCTCACGCGCATGCGTTTCCACTTGGTCCATAACTTGGCTCGCGAGAAGCAGTACTTCTTGCAGAACCTGTTCTACAAGTGCAATGCGTTTACAACCGAGGTCGACAGCTCCGTGTTTGGCCATGCGCTCATGGAGATGCTCTCCGAGAAGTTCAGCCTCGATGACATCGCCGAGATGGACGTGGCCGATCTGGCCGACTATCTGCGGGACAAGGGACGCAATCGTTTCCCCGATCCCGAGCGGGTCGCCCGCTGCATTCAGCAAGCTGCCCGCGCCTCCTATCGGCTGTCCAAGGTCGTGGAGGATTCGATTGACCTGGTGCTCGGCACCTCCATCGAATCCATCCGCAGCATCCAGAAGCAGCTCAAGGATCTCGACAAAGCGATCGAGCGGGTCCTCGACGGCATTCAAGGCGCTCAGTGCTTGCTGTCAGTGCCCGGCATCGGCAAAGTCTATGCAGCCGGTCTGCTCGGCGAACTCGGCGATATTGAACGGTTCAAGGATCAAGCCGCCGTCGCCAAGTACGCGGGTCTGACGTGGCGCAGGCACCAGTCCGGCGTCTTCGAGGCGGAGGACACCGCCCGCATCAAATCCGGCAACCGATTCCTGCGCTACTACCTCGTTGAAGCTGCCAACTCGGTTAGGATGCGCGATGAAGAATTCGGTGAATATTACCGGAAGAAGTATCACGAAGTGCCCAAGAATCAACACAAACGCGCCCTCGTCTTAACGGCAAGAAAACTCGTGCGTCTGGTCGATGTGCTGCTACGCAGCGGCCAACTCTACACGCCTCGAAGGAAGGTGAATAGCGCCAAGGATTAA
- a CDS encoding carbohydrate ABC transporter permease, with protein sequence MRKSNSEWSGYLFILPWLLGLVLFTVGPMLFSLLLAFSKWDIITGVKSIEWVGLDNFKAIFQDELFYQSLKVTFIFALISVPLYQIFSLFAAMLLNMRTRGMKLFRLIYFMPSVIPAVAVSMMWVMIFNPEYGVLNRALALVGIQGPAWLQDPSYALGALIVMGIWGIGNTIIIYLSGLQGVPEELYEAAELDGAGRFRRFFSITLPMISPTIFFNLIMGIIGGFQYFTQAFVMTNGGPLNSTLFYNLYLYNKAFQDYEMGYASALSWILFVIILVFTLLVIRSSSMWVYYQGDDDKD encoded by the coding sequence ATGCGAAAATCAAATTCTGAATGGTCCGGGTATTTGTTTATTCTTCCCTGGCTGCTTGGACTTGTGCTGTTTACCGTTGGCCCTATGCTGTTCTCCTTGCTGCTGGCTTTCAGCAAATGGGACATCATCACCGGGGTCAAATCGATTGAATGGGTGGGTCTCGATAATTTTAAGGCGATCTTTCAGGACGAATTGTTCTACCAGTCTTTGAAAGTCACTTTTATTTTTGCGTTGATTTCTGTTCCGCTGTATCAAATCTTCTCGCTGTTTGCCGCTATGCTGCTCAACATGCGCACCCGGGGCATGAAGCTGTTCCGGCTCATCTATTTTATGCCCTCGGTGATCCCGGCGGTGGCGGTTTCGATGATGTGGGTGATGATTTTTAATCCGGAATACGGCGTTTTGAATCGGGCGCTCGCTTTGGTAGGGATCCAGGGGCCCGCTTGGCTGCAGGATCCTTCCTACGCGCTGGGAGCGCTGATCGTCATGGGCATCTGGGGCATCGGCAACACCATCATTATTTATTTGTCCGGACTGCAGGGAGTTCCGGAAGAGCTGTATGAAGCGGCCGAGTTGGACGGAGCGGGCCGTTTTCGTCGTTTCTTTAGCATTACGCTGCCTATGATTTCTCCGACGATCTTTTTCAATTTGATTATGGGGATTATCGGCGGATTTCAATATTTTACCCAAGCTTTTGTGATGACCAACGGCGGGCCGCTTAACTCGACCTTGTTCTACAACCTGTATTTGTATAACAAAGCATTTCAGGATTACGAAATGGGATACGCTTCGGCTCTGTCCTGGATTCTGTTTGTCATCATCCTCGTCTTTACGCTCCTCGTGATCCGCAGCTCTTCTATGTGGGTCTACTACCAAGGCGACGACGACAAGGATTAA
- a CDS encoding alpha-L-rhamnosidase-related protein translates to MTGLSSKHPFNLYYNAGEYIKICGAQDGTFPDFGHHVANEMGGVWLHPIKLLDGFWLKVTDLDRGISVWTRADTFTNEPWGSRFEYDHGLSHIPVSIERIQLAPEREKGFIAKYRVQAYAGETVRLGIELLARTDLRPVWFSEHIGIVDGERDEPLEVLDRKVLVKDSAHPWFVQVGTDLPEPRVETGALLYGPEFTAGAGCGVAFRTQIELAGQESFEFRLFAAGSSVSKEECLQTYERLTLQHEALLAEKQAAYREIEARARLEIAGETLLNEAFAWAKWNNQWLVQTVDGLGRGLTAGGPTYPWWFGCDSTYALQGVLAIGDTQLAIDTLELLRSKSEETNGNGRIVHEITTMGAVANPGNTQETAHYIVFVWDLFEWTGDEELLRRHYEYCVKGIDWLLEEMDGDGDLFPSGYGIIEIAGLNMELIDSAVYTAKALQAMTAMSEQLGEAANAAKYGELAKRAAAAVNQAFWCEEEGLYGDAIAPREAVEVKADVMISLARKQGIAGYEEYIGRLLQRTTGREGDQAWLLNKNWVIVTPMEAGIADPDKAARALATMRSEEFVGPYGTYLSGIYKQGTMTISTGVHAVAEAANGHPDEALELLRRLLRTFSVALPGSFSEMSPDYGCVVQAWTLYALAVPLIRHFFGVRPQAHRRLLQLKPQLPGAWRDKECKLDGLRIADASFDVCISPANGGEGCLVTVRNEQRWTVALELNGERRESDEAWIQWEVGRRN, encoded by the coding sequence ATGACCGGACTAAGCAGCAAACATCCGTTTAACTTATATTACAATGCCGGGGAATATATCAAAATTTGCGGGGCGCAGGACGGAACCTTTCCAGACTTCGGGCATCATGTCGCCAATGAAATGGGAGGCGTGTGGCTGCATCCAATCAAGCTGCTCGACGGCTTCTGGCTGAAGGTGACCGATTTGGACCGGGGCATTTCCGTTTGGACTCGGGCGGATACGTTTACGAACGAGCCTTGGGGCAGCCGATTTGAGTATGACCATGGACTCAGCCATATTCCGGTGTCGATCGAGCGGATTCAACTTGCGCCGGAGCGGGAAAAAGGCTTTATCGCCAAGTATCGGGTGCAAGCCTATGCCGGGGAAACGGTGCGGCTTGGTATAGAACTGCTCGCCCGTACGGACCTTCGCCCCGTTTGGTTCTCGGAACATATTGGGATCGTCGATGGCGAACGGGACGAGCCGCTGGAAGTGTTGGACCGCAAGGTGCTGGTGAAGGATTCGGCGCATCCGTGGTTCGTACAGGTCGGTACGGACCTGCCGGAGCCCCGCGTGGAAACGGGCGCGTTGTTATATGGGCCTGAGTTCACTGCCGGGGCTGGCTGCGGCGTCGCGTTTCGGACGCAGATCGAGCTGGCTGGTCAGGAGTCGTTTGAATTTCGGCTGTTTGCTGCTGGATCGTCTGTCTCTAAGGAGGAATGCCTCCAAACTTATGAGCGGTTGACCTTGCAGCATGAAGCACTGCTGGCGGAAAAGCAGGCCGCTTATCGAGAGATCGAGGCGCGGGCGCGCTTGGAAATTGCCGGAGAGACGCTGCTGAACGAAGCGTTTGCTTGGGCCAAATGGAATAACCAATGGCTGGTGCAGACCGTCGATGGACTAGGCCGTGGTCTGACGGCCGGGGGGCCAACTTACCCGTGGTGGTTCGGCTGCGACAGCACGTATGCGCTGCAAGGCGTGCTTGCGATCGGCGATACCCAGCTGGCGATTGACACGCTGGAGCTACTGCGGAGCAAATCGGAAGAAACAAACGGCAACGGCAGAATCGTACACGAGATCACGACGATGGGGGCGGTCGCGAATCCGGGAAACACCCAGGAGACGGCGCATTACATCGTTTTTGTATGGGATTTGTTTGAATGGACCGGTGATGAAGAACTGTTGCGTCGCCATTACGAATACTGTGTGAAAGGCATCGATTGGCTGCTGGAAGAAATGGACGGCGACGGAGACTTGTTCCCTTCCGGTTACGGCATCATTGAGATCGCCGGGCTCAACATGGAACTGATCGACAGCGCTGTCTATACGGCGAAAGCACTACAGGCCATGACCGCGATGAGCGAGCAGCTTGGCGAAGCTGCGAACGCCGCCAAATACGGGGAGTTGGCAAAACGGGCGGCTGCGGCCGTCAATCAGGCGTTCTGGTGCGAAGAAGAAGGGCTGTACGGGGATGCGATCGCCCCCCGTGAAGCGGTTGAGGTCAAGGCAGACGTGATGATCTCCCTCGCCCGCAAGCAGGGGATCGCCGGGTATGAGGAATATATCGGACGTTTGCTGCAGCGGACGACCGGGCGCGAAGGTGACCAGGCATGGCTGCTAAACAAGAACTGGGTCATCGTCACCCCCATGGAGGCGGGAATCGCCGATCCGGACAAGGCGGCCAGAGCGCTTGCGACGATGCGGTCGGAGGAGTTTGTCGGTCCGTACGGAACGTATCTATCAGGGATTTACAAGCAAGGGACGATGACGATTTCAACCGGTGTCCATGCTGTGGCTGAAGCAGCAAACGGCCATCCGGACGAAGCGCTGGAGCTGCTGCGCCGTCTGCTGCGTACCTTCTCCGTGGCTTTGCCCGGCTCTTTCTCGGAAATGTCCCCAGACTACGGCTGTGTTGTGCAGGCCTGGACACTTTACGCGCTGGCGGTTCCGCTGATCCGCCACTTCTTTGGCGTCCGTCCGCAGGCGCACCGGCGCTTGCTGCAATTAAAACCGCAGCTTCCTGGCGCATGGCGTGATAAGGAATGCAAACTGGACGGCCTGCGCATTGCGGACGCAAGCTTTGATGTGTGCATCAGCCCAGCGAATGGCGGTGAGGGCTGTCTCGTTACTGTGCGGAACGAACAAAGATGGACCGTAGCGTTGGAGCTAAACGGTGAGCGCAGGGAAAGCGACGAGGCTTGGATTCAATGGGAAGTCGGACGGAGGAACTAA
- a CDS encoding ABC transporter substrate-binding protein, translating into MRKKGYTTLVLVMIAALVLSACGGRKDNAAGGDAGASGGKVNLTFTVWGDVNSGANEQQLADEFNATHSDIQVKFEPIPSDGYGTKLTTSLAAGQAPDVFLIGEGDYFKYVDKGVVEPLDEYLKNDSSFSLDIFQKDLIENMNINGKQYYLPKDFNPLALWYNKRMFDEAQIPYPTDDWTWDDLIATAQKLTKKEGGKYTQFGFNAGKWEYPIYTYLWDHGTDIANEDGTKAEGFMNNEKTVAALEKYVALSKGENRVSPTPQDTETMGGDASMFMTDKLAMMVTGRWIKSDLDKSDVQYGSALIPKGADGTRTSIIASAGWAINAASKHKQEAYELVKWLSGTNAQKLRAENSKVLPATVAELEQVKATEVADKPVIEMMNYAKKPVTMRSANGPIFVEEFSKAMEKMLLDKQDVKGALDEAAKNVDSKIK; encoded by the coding sequence ATGAGAAAGAAAGGGTATACGACACTGGTTTTAGTCATGATCGCCGCGCTGGTGCTGTCGGCTTGCGGAGGCAGGAAGGACAATGCCGCAGGCGGGGATGCAGGCGCATCCGGGGGGAAAGTCAATCTGACCTTCACCGTCTGGGGGGATGTCAACTCAGGTGCTAACGAGCAGCAATTGGCAGATGAATTTAACGCAACTCATTCGGATATTCAAGTGAAGTTCGAACCGATTCCCAGCGACGGCTACGGGACGAAGCTGACCACTTCCCTGGCCGCCGGTCAGGCTCCTGATGTGTTCCTGATTGGCGAAGGCGACTACTTCAAATACGTGGATAAAGGGGTCGTTGAACCACTCGACGAGTATTTGAAGAACGACAGCTCTTTTTCATTGGATATTTTCCAGAAGGACTTAATCGAAAATATGAATATCAACGGCAAGCAGTATTATTTGCCGAAGGACTTCAATCCGCTGGCCCTATGGTACAACAAGCGGATGTTCGACGAAGCGCAAATTCCGTATCCTACGGACGATTGGACTTGGGACGATCTGATCGCTACCGCCCAGAAGCTGACGAAGAAAGAAGGCGGCAAATATACGCAGTTCGGCTTTAACGCCGGGAAATGGGAATATCCGATCTATACCTACCTTTGGGATCACGGAACGGATATTGCTAATGAAGACGGAACGAAAGCCGAAGGCTTCATGAACAACGAGAAAACTGTGGCCGCGCTGGAGAAATACGTGGCCTTGTCCAAAGGGGAGAACCGCGTGTCGCCAACGCCGCAGGATACGGAAACGATGGGCGGAGATGCCTCCATGTTCATGACCGACAAGCTGGCAATGATGGTCACTGGGCGTTGGATTAAATCGGATTTGGATAAATCGGACGTTCAGTACGGTTCGGCCCTGATTCCAAAAGGGGCAGACGGAACGAGAACCAGCATTATCGCCAGCGCCGGCTGGGCGATCAACGCGGCCAGCAAGCATAAGCAAGAAGCTTATGAGTTGGTGAAGTGGCTGTCGGGAACGAACGCTCAAAAGCTCCGCGCCGAGAACAGCAAAGTGCTTCCTGCAACCGTGGCGGAATTGGAGCAGGTAAAAGCGACGGAGGTTGCTGACAAACCGGTGATTGAAATGATGAATTACGCGAAGAAGCCGGTGACGATGCGTTCGGCGAACGGCCCTATCTTTGTTGAGGAATTTTCGAAGGCGATGGAGAAAATGCTGCTGGATAAACAGGACGTGAAAGGCGCGCTGGATGAGGCCGCCAAAAACGTAGACAGCAAAATCAAATAA
- a CDS encoding LacI family DNA-binding transcriptional regulator, with translation MVSIKDVAKLANVSIAAVSKTLNGYPDVSETTRQKVMQAAQELNYFPNRLAKNLKHKVTKTIALIISNFEQANGKDGVLFQIMSGVYAAAQHYRYEVVIYTRSLSEQQDKSYWQFCQENKIAGVVIAGLRTTDPYFDELVNSELPCMVVDADIVGPKTGSVSTDNVNAAKQAVEFLISKGHRHIGMVNGHSFAAVSIQRLQGYREALEAAGLPYDPDRVIDADFKEEEAYHAAESYLQNHPQVTAVFAASDLMAIGFMTRCRELGVSIPERLSIMGFDDIVLSSYTTPKLSTVRQDFEKIGYSAFEEVVKMLENRTEGFHKILSFEIIDRESVKVQ, from the coding sequence ATGGTATCGATAAAAGATGTAGCCAAGCTGGCCAACGTATCTATTGCCGCTGTGTCGAAGACGTTAAACGGTTATCCCGACGTCAGCGAGACGACGCGACAAAAGGTGATGCAGGCCGCGCAGGAATTAAACTATTTTCCCAATCGGTTGGCGAAAAACCTAAAGCATAAGGTGACGAAGACAATCGCGCTAATCATTTCCAACTTCGAGCAGGCCAACGGTAAAGACGGTGTGCTGTTTCAGATCATGAGCGGGGTGTACGCTGCCGCCCAGCACTATCGCTATGAAGTGGTCATCTATACGCGCAGTCTGTCCGAGCAGCAGGACAAGTCCTACTGGCAATTTTGTCAGGAAAATAAAATCGCCGGGGTTGTCATTGCAGGCCTTCGTACAACAGATCCCTATTTCGACGAGTTGGTGAACAGCGAACTGCCCTGCATGGTGGTTGATGCGGATATCGTTGGGCCGAAGACGGGCTCCGTTTCCACGGACAACGTCAATGCCGCCAAGCAAGCGGTGGAATTTTTGATCAGCAAGGGTCATCGGCATATCGGGATGGTTAACGGGCACAGCTTTGCCGCGGTTAGTATACAGCGGCTGCAAGGATATCGCGAAGCCTTGGAGGCGGCTGGTTTGCCATATGATCCTGACCGAGTGATCGACGCCGATTTTAAGGAGGAAGAAGCCTATCACGCTGCTGAATCGTATCTGCAGAACCATCCTCAGGTGACGGCTGTGTTTGCTGCCAGCGATCTGATGGCGATCGGCTTTATGACCCGTTGCCGGGAATTGGGCGTTTCGATTCCAGAGCGACTATCGATTATGGGGTTTGACGACATCGTGCTGTCCAGCTATACGACCCCTAAATTGTCGACAGTCCGCCAGGATTTTGAGAAGATCGGATATTCGGCTTTTGAAGAAGTTGTGAAAATGCTCGAAAATCGAACCGAAGGATTTCATAAAATTCTTTCGTTCGAGATTATTGACAGAGAGTCCGTGAAGGTGCAATAA